GTGCTGGATATTATCCGCAAGGACTTCTCCCAGTTACGTTATCTAGCGGATGGAAAAGAATTTACCGTTACGTTTAGTTGTGGGATCGCTGATATATCTCAGTTTCGCAATGCCACCCAACTAGCTAGAGCGGCAGATAGGGCTCTTTATAAAGCCAAGCATGCCGGGCGTAATCAGGTTGTAGTGGCAGATGCTCCTGTAACTGGCATGGTGCTTCTGAAATAACATTAACGAATAAGAACAATCCCAACCGACAACAGTTGAGATGTGAGTATGCGTGATGGGATGGCAACCCACGTCCCACCACATTAAAATTCGGCCATTAAATAGTTGAGTTTTTAGTAATCTTGCATGCCCTAGTTGCATGGAAAAAATAGATGCCAGAACCCTCAAATACGAAGCACTACATGAACGCCGCAGGCAAGTCATTCGACTGCATCAGCGTGGGGTAGCTCTGCGCAAATAGTTCAGATTTCAGAGTTGAATGACCTCGCTGTGCTCACATTAAGGAAGATCATTCGAGTGAGCTTTAATTTAACCGGACACTACTAGCTCAATAGTAGTTTGAAAATTAGTGGGTTGAGCGGGGTCGATTTGCCTTCATTCCCGCTACCGAGGCTAATAAGCACTGGAATCCCTGCCGGCGCATCTATTGAATCAGTTTGAACAATATATCGAACAGGGTATGAAAAGATAAAATACGCTCTCGCCCTTTTCGGTTCTTTGTTGACTATAGTAACTATGCTGCCAATAGGAACCGGCTGTGTTGAAAGTATTTCAAGCTCCCTAAGTCGAAGCGAACTCAAATCAATGAATGACAGCTTACGCGATCTAAGATCATCAGTTACACCGAGAGCATAGAGTTTTCGGGCGATCTCAAATTTTTGACCGCTCTGCAAGTCACTATCGCCCGACGTGTCAAACCTTGTAGACGGATTCGAACCGGGGCATACTGCGAATCATTAATCGGAATATATGCGGGAATGTTGGCCGATAATGAATTGAGCGAAGCAGGAGTACGCTTTCTAAACCTTTGCATAAAAACAAAATAAATTTATTAAACCTGCGTGAAATCCAAAAGATATGTGGGATAACTATTATCATGAACAAAAATTTATTTTTTATAAAAATTGACTAATATTTTATGAATTTATTTGACTCAGACGAAGTAAAAAGACGCGTGGATAAAGTTTGGGAGCGGGTTTTTTTAAATTGTAATTCCGTATTAAGACAATCAAAAATTTACGGTTTTTATTGCTGCCAAGAAGTACCTCATCCCAATATGCATGCGCTGATAGTTCATTTGAACATTTTTTCTGCTGTAATGAATATTTTGGTCACGCAAGGAATGGAAACCGGCGTGGATTACGACCAAACAAGATTAATTTTAAATGCCAAAGAGCAATTAACAAAAATGGAACGTGTGGCCGCCGCAATCACTGCAAATAATAAAAAAGACTATCAAATGGCCATCCAGGATATGGAAAAGAAAACCTCATTGAAGCTTGCACCGTCATTAATCACAGAAAAATTGCTACGGCTTGAATCAAAAAAGCGGTACTCTATTGATAGACCAGATTAAATATTAAGCTGAGTGGAGTGGACACGTGCTTTACTCAAATAAATAGCAGGGACGACCCTGCCTTTTAAATCATAAATTGAGGACGACCTTATTTTTTCGGGAGGAATTATGGCTTGGGTCATTCTCACCATCGCTGGACTTTTTGAAGTAGGCTGGGCTATCGGTCTCAAATACACAAATGGCTTTACCAAGCTATGGCCGACCGTAGGAACGGTAGCAGCCATGCTCATCAGCTTGACACTTCTTGGTATCGCTATGAAAGATTTGCCAGTTGGAACAGCCTATGCGGTCTGGACCGGAGTTGGAGCTGTCGGAACCGTCATCTTGGGAATTTTTTTGTTCGGCGACTCTGCCGCAGTAGGCCGGTTGATTTGCGTTGGATTGATTCTCGCTGGCATCATCGGTTTAAAAATTCTTTCCCCTTCCTAAGTTCGAATTAGCGGATAAACGATGTTTCAAGGGCGATATTCTCAATATCACACCACGAATTGGAATAAATTAATGGTTATTGGGAAAATATGAAACTAAAAAAACCGCTCTGATCCTGAAGGAGAGAGCGGCGAAGGGAGGCTTAAATTGATTTCTAAGTTGACTTTAACCTCTTAACATTACATAAATATGACAAGCAATATTTAGATACTGAGATCCAATTAACATTGAGATAGAATCATTTTAATTGTTAGATTTACTTTGGTATGCAAGGCAGCTGACATATAGAGGGTTGTATTTATACTAGGCGCGGCTACCTGAACAAGAGTATGTTGCTAGGCATGCCCGAAGCGAGCTACGCAGATTCCATGAACAAGTTTTCTGAACACATCCACAATACGCACATAAACTGGCCGATACGTATAGCGTATCTATTGAACGCTTCAACAAACCGCATATTCGTAAAGCAGACTTGATTGCCCATGAGCACAGGAATTTTCAGCGCTCACGGCCGAGACAAATCCCTAACGATAAACCTTTCCTATCTGCCAATTCGAAAACATTTTCTCCGCTGCCTCGCGCTGTTCTGGAGTTAAGGTGATTGAATCACGTAAGTTTTTTGCGTTTACATTACCGCCATATTCGACAGCCAGATTGGACCACACATAGGACAGCAGCTCGTCCTTCTGCACCCCGCTACCCAGGTAGTAAGCCAGAGCAAGGTTGTACTGTGCATCGGTATTTCCGTGTGCAGCCGCTTTCTGCCATAAGTCAGCAGCCTTGACGACATCCTTTGGCACACCTTCGCCAAAATAGTACATTGACCCGAGATTTAACTGTGCGTCTGGGTATCCCTGCATCACGGCCTTCCGCCACAGTTCAAGTGCTTTGGCAACATTCCTCGGCACAACTTCACCTTTGTTGTATATCACCCCCAGGGCGAACTGTGCATGGGCAAACCCCCGCTCTGCCGCATTCTGCCACCATTCAAAAGCCTTAGCGGGATCCTTCGGTATACCTTTGTTGTCGCGATACAACCAACCGAGGCTTAACTGCGCGTCGGCATTCCCCTGCGCCGATGCCTTCTGCAGCCAATCTACAGCCTTGACATAATCCTTGGGCACACCGTCGCCGTTGACATACAGCAGCCCAAGACCAGCTTGTGCTTTGACATGGCCCTGTACTGCAGCTTTCTCATACCACTCTGCGGCCTTGCGTGTATCCTTGGCCAAGATTTTATTATCTCCTCCGGTATCGTACATCCACGCTAGATCATACTGTGCGTTTGCATCACCCGATTCCGCATACACTCTCAATTGCGCAAGATTCTCTTCTGCCTCCTGATTTATTGATTGTGACATTGACTGACCATACGCACTCACCGCAACAGTAAGCAACAATGTAAAGAGCACTTTTCCTGTAATGCGCATATAAATATGTACCAATGACATTTTTAGACCTCATTCAAATTCATCATATCCGCCAACTGGCGAAGCGTTAATGGAAAAACGATTATCAAACGAATAACTATAGTTTTACGTTGAAAACGTAAACGCACATTATCCACCCGCATCTCTAGAGTATTTCACGCCTGAACTTAACTCTCGCACATAGCATAGAGTTAACCAGCGATGTGATTTTCGGGTAGCTCGGATGGAATATAAGTTAGATAGTTAATTCAACGTTGTCATCATTTACCAATCAATTCTTTTACCGGCTCAATATCTGTCCCGGTTTCCAGTTTGCAGACAGTCGTTCTGCTTCGGCGCGCTGGACAGAGTTCAAATTAGTTAAGCCGCGTAATTTTTTCGCATTGTCATTACCATGTGCAACAGCTAGATTATGCCATGCATAAGCCAACACCCCATCCTTTGCCACGCCCTTACCATTCTGGTACATCCATCCAAGACTGGTCTGCGCTTGGGCAAGACCCTGCGCTGCCGCTTTTTGATACCATTCCACAGCCTTGGTGGCATCTTTCTCTACGCCTTCGCCTGTGAGATAAATCGACCCGAGTTCAAACTGGGCCTTGGGGTACCCTTGGGCTGCTGCTTTCTGATACCACTCTGCGGCCTTGATAGGGTCTTTAGCGACGCTAGTCACAGTTTCCCCACTGCCATACATTGCTCCGAGTTCAAACTGAGCCTTGGGGTATCCTTGAGCTGCTGCTTTTTGATACCACTCCACGGCCTTATCGCCATCTACAGTTACACCGATGCCGTTGGCATATAGCCATCCTAGGCGGGTCTGAGCACTGACGTCTCCGGCCTCCGCTTGCTTTTGCACTTGCTCCAAACTATTTGTTGCGGTCGACACTTCTCCTGCTAAAACATAGCCATTTAATGTTAAAAGCAAAGTCACAAACTGTACAATTATTCTCATATTGGCCCCATCATTATTACGTTATAGAAAATGCTGCCGCATGCACTACCTTCCCAACTTGGTTTGAGTAAGTTACTTCAATATAGTTCGCAGGCAATAATTGTCAAGACCTAATTTACATGCCTGTAGCAAGCAAAGAAATGTTCAAGTATGAAATAAAAAGCAAGTTTTATTTTAAGATAAACAATCTAAATTCACGCTGACAATTATTAAGTGGTCAATGCAAATGGTGTAGCACAGATGCACTAAAAAACTTGGCATTTCATCAACTGAATAGCGCGCGCAGTTTTCCAACATCAGGTTGGTGAATCACTCCCTTTTCGGTAATCAGCGCTGTAACCAATTCCGCAGGTGTAATATCAAACGAAGGATTGCGTATCTGCACGCCTTGCGCAGCCCAGTGAAAACCTCGGAAACCTTTTACCTCGTCTACATGACGTTCTTCAATGGGAATATCCACACCACTTTCGATAGACATGTCGATCGTGGAAAGCGGACAGGCCACATAGAAAGGAATGTGGTGGCGCTGTGCCAGCACGGCGACCATATAGGTGCCAATCTTGTTAGCGACATCCCCATTCGCGGCTACGCGATCCGTGCCGACCACTACAGCATCCACTTCGCCACGACTCATCATGAAACCAGCCATATTATCAGTGATGAGGGCCACCGGAATTTTTTCCTGAACCATCTCCCATGCGGTCAGGCGTGCACCTTGCAGGAAGGGACGTGTTTCGTCAGCAATCACGGAAATTTTTTTTCCTGCTTCCACGGCGGACCGAATGACGCCCAACGCAGTGCCATGGCCAGCGGTAGCCAGCGCTCCGGCATTGCAATGGGTCAATACGCGTGCGCCGTCCCGCAACAACTCGGCGCCGTGCGACCCCAGAGCACGATTGATACGAATGTCTTCGGCAAAAATCTCATGCGCCTCGGCCAACAGGCGCATAGCTATTTGCCTGTTGGATTCATTCGATACGCTTTGCCATACCTGTTTCATACGGGCTAACGCCCAAAACAAGTTAACCGCCGTCGGCCTGCTTTGAGCCAGCGTATTAAAACCTTCATTCATACCACGCTGGAAAGATTCGTCAGTAAGAGCCAACAAACGCAATGCCTCCAGCGCCACGCCGTAGGCTGCTGCCACGCCGATGGCTGGAGCGCCACGCACCACCATGCTACGGATGCCTTCGGCCACAGAAGCGGCAGAATCATATTGCACGTACATAAACGTCGCAGGCAAAATGCGCTGATCTATCATTTCCAGCACACCATCCGACCAACGCAGAGTTTCAACTTTCATCATGACGCCTCAAAAACGATAGCTCAGGCGTTCAGTCACCCTCAAATTCACATAGTGCAAAAACACTGTAGCCTTGTTTTTCCAAGCGTTTACGTCCGCCAACATCCGGTAGATCAATGACAAAACAGCACTCAACAATTTTGCCGCCAATCTTCTCGATCAGTCTGGTTGCCGCCTCCGCCGTACCACCGGTAGCAATTAGATCATCCACAAGCAATACCCTTTCACCTGAAGTAATCGCATCGGTATGAACTTCGATACGGTCAGTACCATATTCCAGTTCGTAGTCATGCCCTATCGTTTCTGCAGGCAACTTGCCTTGTTTACGAATCGGCACAAAACCTTTACCCAAAGCATAAGCCAGTGGCGCTCCTACGATAAAACCTCGCGCTTCAATACCCATCACCTTATCGATTTCCATATCAGCATAGCGACGTACCAACTCATTTATAGTGATCTTGAAACCTATCGAATCCTTAAGAAGGGAAGTGATATCACGAAACATGATATTCGGCTTGGGGTAGTGCGGAATGGTACGAATAAGAGATTTGATAGGCATAGGTCTTCAGGTTATTAGGTGCATTTTTTGTAATCGACAAATTTTTCTTGCACGTCGTGCATTTGTTGCGGCGTAAGAATGTGCGGTTCACCTGCCTGCAAAGCGCGCCAGTACAATTCGCACAAAAATTCGACCTCAATGGTTACTGTCAACGCATCGGTTAAATCAGAGCCCAACGCAATCATGCCGTGGTTAGCCAGCAAGCAAGCTTTTCGACCTTCAAGCGCGGACAATACATAGTCTGAAAGCGCCTGTTCGCCAAACAACGCATAGGGTGTGCAGCGGATTGTATTGCCGCCCGCCGCGGCAATCATGTAATGCACGGCTGGAACATCCTTGCGCAAACAGGCCAATGTCGTGGCAAACGCTGAATGAGTGTGGATGACAGCGCCCACGTCAGGACGATTGGCTAGAATGTCACGATGGAAGCGCCACTCGCTGGTGGGCTTGCCACCGCACAGAACATTGCCATTCAAATCCATACGTACCATGTCGGCGGGAGTCATTTTCGCCACCGACATCGCAGACGGCGTAATTAATATGCCATCACCACAACGCACGGCAGCATTGCCGGAAGTACCGCGATTCAAACCTTGATCGAGCAAACGCTGGGACACATCCAGTAACTCCAGGCGCAGGCCATCTTCACCGGATGGCATCATGACTTAACTTTCAACACCCGGCCCGCAATAGCATCCAGCTTTTCAATCATGGCTGGATCGCGCATTTCCGGTGCAGTAATGAGTGCGAATTCCAAGGCCGAACGACAACTACAGACATCGGCCAGAGTATCAGTGCGCACTTTCGGAACGATGTGCTTTACCAGCGTTTTCGCCTTGTCGGCATTTTCGCCAAGCATCTTGATGATCTGCCCCACCGTTACATGCTCATGGTCGGGATGCCAACAATCATAGTCAGTGACCATCGCCACGGTGGCGTAACACAGCTCTGCCTCACGGGCGAGCTTGGCTTCTGGCATGTTGGTCATGCCAATGACATCACACCCCCAGGTACGATAAAGATTTGATTCAGCCAGACTGGAAAACTGCGGCCCTTCCATAACCAGATAGGTCCCGCCACGAACGATTGGGATATTTGCCTCTCTCGCGGCCATCTCAATATGATCACCCAGTCTTTTGCAAACAGGGTAAGCCATGGAGACATGCGCCACCAATCCCGTGCCAAAAAAAGACTTATTACGCGCAAAAGTACGATCGATAAATTGATCAATAATCACGAACGTGCCCGGCGGCAAGTCCTCGCGCAAAGAACCAACGGCACTAACTGAAATGACATCAGTCACCCCTGCCCGCTTCAGCACGTCGATATTGGCGTGAAAATTAATTTCAGTCGGCGGAATTCTGTGTCCGCGACCATGACGGGGCAAAAACACAACATTGTGACCGTCCAATTCACCAAACAATAATTCACTGGATGGCTCTCCAAACGGCGAAGCGACCTTTTCCCAGCGCTTATTGGTCAACCCGGCAATGTCATAAATCCCGCTGCCGCCGATTATGCCGATTCTTTCTGGTACATGAATCATACTTGTCCGTAATTGTTTTATGTTTACAAGCGGATTGAAACAGGAAGTATAGTTTTATTCAAGACAATGAATGCTAGCCCACGCTATTGCCTTTAACAAACGTTGGTATGATACCCATCCATTACCTACTTGAACTCAGCAAGCGCAGCTTGGGCTAATGTAGGTTGGCGCTGAACTTGCGAAGCCCAACACGAAATCAAGGGGGGGCAGTCTTGACACAACGTCAGGCCGAATGCGTGATGTCAAGACTTCCCCTTGATGCTCTGACTCCTTGATGTTCCTGCCAATCGACAGCCGATTTCTGTAGCCAATGGAGGTAGCAGTGATAATCCTCCTCGGCAAAGAAACACGGCTTGCGATTAATTCCGCGCTGCACGACGTGCTGCGGTATATTAGCTAGCTTAATGCGTGGGCGACGCTGCCTGCTGGCTCAAATTAAATGCGATACGGCCCCCTTAGACCGGCATCCCTTTTTCTTTGGATTACAATGGGGGACTCAATCTTCTTGGAGCCGTGATGAATTCTCATATTTACATTCTGACCGATGGGGTCAATACTAAAATTGGGATCACCACCGACCTCGCCAAGAGAATGGCTTCCTACAATACACATAACGCCACGATCCAACTCGTCGAAAAATATCCCTGTGCTGAGGATGAAGCCAAACGGGTCGAAACCGCGATCAAAAGCATCTTTAAAGGTCAGCTCACCGGCAAAGGGAAAGAATGGTTTAGTGTCAGCCCTGATGTGGTGGATCGGTATGTGTCTAATCTCTT
This genomic interval from Candidatus Nitrotoga sp. AM1P contains the following:
- the sugE gene encoding quaternary ammonium compound efflux SMR transporter SugE, with amino-acid sequence MAWVILTIAGLFEVGWAIGLKYTNGFTKLWPTVGTVAAMLISLTLLGIAMKDLPVGTAYAVWTGVGAVGTVILGIFLFGDSAAVGRLICVGLILAGIIGLKILSPS
- a CDS encoding tetratricopeptide repeat protein, with the translated sequence MSLVHIYMRITGKVLFTLLLTVAVSAYGQSMSQSINQEAEENLAQLRVYAESGDANAQYDLAWMYDTGGDNKILAKDTRKAAEWYEKAAVQGHVKAQAGLGLLYVNGDGVPKDYVKAVDWLQKASAQGNADAQLSLGWLYRDNKGIPKDPAKAFEWWQNAAERGFAHAQFALGVIYNKGEVVPRNVAKALELWRKAVMQGYPDAQLNLGSMYYFGEGVPKDVVKAADLWQKAAAHGNTDAQYNLALAYYLGSGVQKDELLSYVWSNLAVEYGGNVNAKNLRDSITLTPEQREAAEKMFSNWQIGKVYR
- a CDS encoding tetratricopeptide repeat protein, whose protein sequence is MSTATNSLEQVQKQAEAGDVSAQTRLGWLYANGIGVTVDGDKAVEWYQKAAAQGYPKAQFELGAMYGSGETVTSVAKDPIKAAEWYQKAAAQGYPKAQFELGSIYLTGEGVEKDATKAVEWYQKAAAQGLAQAQTSLGWMYQNGKGVAKDGVLAYAWHNLAVAHGNDNAKKLRGLTNLNSVQRAEAERLSANWKPGQILSR
- the mtnA gene encoding S-methyl-5-thioribose-1-phosphate isomerase gives rise to the protein MMKVETLRWSDGVLEMIDQRILPATFMYVQYDSAASVAEGIRSMVVRGAPAIGVAAAYGVALEALRLLALTDESFQRGMNEGFNTLAQSRPTAVNLFWALARMKQVWQSVSNESNRQIAMRLLAEAHEIFAEDIRINRALGSHGAELLRDGARVLTHCNAGALATAGHGTALGVIRSAVEAGKKISVIADETRPFLQGARLTAWEMVQEKIPVALITDNMAGFMMSRGEVDAVVVGTDRVAANGDVANKIGTYMVAVLAQRHHIPFYVACPLSTIDMSIESGVDIPIEERHVDEVKGFRGFHWAAQGVQIRNPSFDITPAELVTALITEKGVIHQPDVGKLRALFS
- a CDS encoding adenine phosphoribosyltransferase; the protein is MPIKSLIRTIPHYPKPNIMFRDITSLLKDSIGFKITINELVRRYADMEIDKVMGIEARGFIVGAPLAYALGKGFVPIRKQGKLPAETIGHDYELEYGTDRIEVHTDAITSGERVLLVDDLIATGGTAEAATRLIEKIGGKIVECCFVIDLPDVGGRKRLEKQGYSVFALCEFEGD
- a CDS encoding class II aldolase/adducin family protein; translation: MMPSGEDGLRLELLDVSQRLLDQGLNRGTSGNAAVRCGDGILITPSAMSVAKMTPADMVRMDLNGNVLCGGKPTSEWRFHRDILANRPDVGAVIHTHSAFATTLACLRKDVPAVHYMIAAAGGNTIRCTPYALFGEQALSDYVLSALEGRKACLLANHGMIALGSDLTDALTVTIEVEFLCELYWRALQAGEPHILTPQQMHDVQEKFVDYKKCT
- a CDS encoding S-methyl-5'-thioadenosine phosphorylase; the protein is MIHVPERIGIIGGSGIYDIAGLTNKRWEKVASPFGEPSSELLFGELDGHNVVFLPRHGRGHRIPPTEINFHANIDVLKRAGVTDVISVSAVGSLREDLPPGTFVIIDQFIDRTFARNKSFFGTGLVAHVSMAYPVCKRLGDHIEMAAREANIPIVRGGTYLVMEGPQFSSLAESNLYRTWGCDVIGMTNMPEAKLAREAELCYATVAMVTDYDCWHPDHEHVTVGQIIKMLGENADKAKTLVKHIVPKVRTDTLADVCSCRSALEFALITAPEMRDPAMIEKLDAIAGRVLKVKS